From a single Solanum dulcamara chromosome 4, daSolDulc1.2, whole genome shotgun sequence genomic region:
- the LOC129884583 gene encoding protein SODIUM POTASSIUM ROOT DEFECTIVE 3-like, whose protein sequence is MNYKKLGGYRKMRGFICQPQVSTAVCLSCDSRSVVVPAARRRMSMEEHTKLINKCTRLGDVPRTLDSIPISKTSRNVVAAASSSVLTISKRSQENGSKIVPSDNSFQVIVMRVSLHCQGCAGKVKKHLSKMEGVTSFSIDLDSQRVTVMGHVSPVGVLESISKVKRAEFWPLNSC, encoded by the exons ATGAACTACAAGAAATTAGGAGGATACAGAAAGATGAGAGGATTTATTTGCCAGCCTCAAGTGTCAACTGCAGTGTGCTTGAGTTGTGATTCAAGGTCAGTTGTTGTCCCTGCAGCGCGACGTAGAATGTCGATGGAAGAACATacaaaattaattaacaaatgTACTAGGTTAGGGGATGTACCTCGTACACTTGATTCTATTCCTATAAGTAAGACATCAAGAaatgttgttgctgctgctagTTCCTCTGTTTTGACAATCTCTAAgagaagtcaagaaaatggttCCAAAATTGTTCCTTCAGATAACTCTTTCCAG GTTATTGTGATGAGAGTGTCACTTCATTGTCAAGGCTGTGCTGGTAAAGTCAAGAAACATCTCTCCAAGATGGAAG GGGTGACATCTTTCAGCATAGACTTGGATAGCCAAAGGGTAACAGTGATGGGACACGTGTCACCAGTTGGTGTGTTGGAAAGCATATCAAAAGTGAAAAGAGCTGAATTTTGGCCCCTAAATAGTTGTTGA
- the LOC129884584 gene encoding non-specific lipid transfer protein GPI-anchored 31, whose protein sequence is MASKMNSFVLFCLIAICAFSSTSVESASRSAPAPAVDCNNLVLNLADCLSFVTNGSTEKKPEGTCCSGLKMVLKTDAECLCEGFKNSAQLGVVLNVTKAMALPAACHVSAPSVSNCGLSTDTGAAPALSPIAGSPTMPAVAPTTAEGGSEVAPVPAPGGSDSTTLAALSFGQLGLTVVVAFFCWF, encoded by the exons atgGCTTCCAAAATGAACTCATTCGTTCTATTTTGCCTTATTGCAATATGTGCCTTTTCTTCCACGAGTGTAGAATCAGCATCTCGCTCGGCCCCTGCTCCGGCAGTAGACTGCAACAACTTAGTACTAAACTTGGCTGACTGTTTGTCTTTTGTTACAAATGGAAGTACAGAGAAAAAACCCGAAGGTACTTGCTGTTCAGGCCTTAAAATGGTGTTGAAAACTGATGCTGAGTGCCTTTGTGAGGGTTTTAAAAACAGTGCTCAGTTGGGTGTTGTTCTTAATGTCACTAAAGCTATGGCTCTTCCTGCTGCTTGCCATGTCTCTGCTCCTTCTGTTAGCAACTGTGGAT TGAGCACTGACACTGGAGCTGCTCCCG CTCTTTCTCCAATTGCTGGATCACCAACCATGCCGGCAGTTGCCCCAACCACAGCTGAGGGAGGGAGTGAGGTCGCTCCGGTGCCAGCTCCTGGAGGTTCCGATTCTACTACACTTGCAGCTCTATCTTTTGGGCAATTGGGTCTGACCGTAGTGGTTGCATTTTTCTGTTGGTTCTAA
- the LOC129885775 gene encoding probable protein phosphatase 2C 62: MADSLTGSQFFATYFSAQKPFLLLPLVSLHYPTPVRRRGRRKPLHIAFCSTPTSPNIDVISTHEHSDGTVLFRFGDPSEVAKENELEEPLLGVEEVERDGEEEVSVVKVLHGGNEREVIVKKVEREAEGQAVTVATDAGVSESVATNNRSNDFVEKEIGLCEDFPADEIGLVSPLRIQDQSVAEVDIENAGHVEEIFKKKNDSEASVPPPDNSNPSLEIEEEVKGQSSDESFEELDDDKSPLLSSPAAMPEYSDLVNTKEIEESEGEGSSQLTENDGDKDCHDDSNPLMENGTALSEIEAAEDYIEIVQQTQQVSENIDPMMEEPVESAPEVINLGNTETVVDEINLEITPERINLGDTETVGEISPENAPEGIHLGNTETVVDEISSDNAPDGIDLGNTETVVDEICPENVPGGINQGNTETVVDEISPENPDIRHLSMDAEDQSIEVLNFENDDLTELSNLSVFTEDQASQISTFKDSGETNVIEAMPLSPKLGAEPILDEEVDQNLISESNEGESPLPPDANLPSLSLEEERKEDVENTGIMEVSGHEVAEDESSEVFDSSKEATPAAAELILSSGATLLQYPSKAFAGGHEAYFIACGKWLGVADGVGSWSLEGSDPGVYAQELMQNSEFIVSQCDKDSINDPKQVLNLSVSKTDSPGSSTVLIAHFDGKALYVANIGDSGFIIVRNGRVYRKSSPMLHEFNLPIQIDKGDDPSQFLEEYKIELDEGDVIVTATDALFDNLYDQEIVSIVSRSLEADKSPQETAEILATRVQQVGSSTSGRSPFADAAQAAGYFGYTGGKRDDVVVIVSVIQKVIMSNDN, encoded by the exons ATGGCTGATTCCTTAACAGGTTCTCAATTCTTTGCCACCTATTTTTCTGCTCAAAAACCCTTCCTTTTACTCCCACTTGTTTCCCTTCACTACCCAACTCCTGtcagaagaagaggaagaagaaaaccACTTCACATTGCTTTCTGCTCCACACCCACTTCCCCAAATATTGATGTCATCTCCACCCATG AGCATTCTGATGGCACTGTACTGTTTCGGTTTGGGGACCCAAGCGAGGTAGCGAAAGAGAATGAATTGGAGGAACCCCTTTTGGGGGTTGAAGAGGTGGAAAGGGATGGTGAGGAGGAAGTTAGTGTGGTGAAGGTTTTACATGGTGGTAATGAGAGAGAAGTCATTGTCAAGAAAGTAGAGAGAGAAGCCGAGGGTCAGGCTGTGACTGTGGCCACTGATGCTGGTGTCTCTGAATCAGTAGCAACTAACAACAGGAGTAATGATTTTGTTGAAAAAGAGATTGGATTGTGTGAAGATTTTCCCGCTGATGAAATTGGTTTGGTTTCACCTCTACGAATTCAAGATCAATCTGTGGCTGAAGTCGATATTGAGAATGCAGGACATGTTGAGgagatttttaaaaagaaaaatgatagTGAAGCTTCAGTTCCACCACCAGATAATTCCAATCCTTCTTTGGAAATTGAGGAAGAAGTGAAGGGTCAATCAAGTGATGAATCATTTGAAGAATTGGATGATGACAAGTCACCTCTTTTAAGTTCACCTGCAGCAATGCCTGAATATTCTGACTTGGTAAACACTAAGGAAATTGAAGAATCTGAGGGAGAAGGTTCAAGTCAATTGACAGAGAACGATGGTGACAAGGATTGTCACGATGATTCAAATCCTTTGATGGAAAATGGTACTGCTTTGAGTGAAATTGAGGCAGCCGAGGATTATATTGAGATTGTCCAACAGACTCAACAAGTATCTGAAAATATTGATCCTATGATGGAAGAGCCCGTAGAGAGCGCTCCCGAGGTAATTAATCTGGGGAATACTGAAACTGTTGTTGATGAAATTAATCTAGAGATTACTCCCGAGAGAATTAATCTGGGGGATACTGAAACTGTTGGCGAAATTAGTCCCGAGAATGCTCCCGAGGGAATTCATCTGGGGAATACTGAAACTGTTGTTGACGAAATTAGTTCAGACAATGCTCCTGATGGAATTGATCTGGGGAATACTGAAACTGTTGTTGACGAAATTTGTCCAGAGAATGTTCCAGGGGGAATTAATCAGGGGAATACTGAAACTGTTGTTGATGAAATTAGTCCAGAGAATCCTGATATTAGACATTTGTCTATGGATGCTGAAGACCAGAGTATCGAAGTccttaattttgaaaatgatgATCTAACCGAGCTGAGTAATTTGTCTGTATTTACAGAAGATCAGGCTTCCCAAATTAGTACCTTCAAGGATAGTGGTGAGACTAATGTGATTGAAGCAATGCCTCTGTCTCCTAAGCTGGGGGCTGAACCAATTCTTGATGAGGAAGTTGATCAAAACCTAATATCAGAGTCTAATGAAGGTGAAAGTCCATTACCA CCAGATGCAAATTTGCCTAGCTTATCCTTGGAAGAGGAAAGAAAGGAAGATGTAGAAAACACTGGGATCATGGAAGTGTCTGGTCATGAAGTTGCTGAGGATGAATCTTCAGAAGTCTTTGATAGCAG CAAGGAAGCTACACCAGCAGCAGCAGAATTAATTCTGTCTTCTGGTGCTACTTTACTACAATATCCCTCCAAg GCATTCGCAGGTGGACATGAAGCATACTTTATTGCTTGTGGAAAGTGGCTAGGGGTAGCCGATGGAGTTGGTTCCTGGTCATTGGAAG GGAGTGATCCAGGAGTATATGCCCAGGAACTCATGCAAAATAGTGAATTCATTGTTTCTCAATGTGACAAGGATTCAATAAATGACCCTAAGCAAGTTCTTAATCTGAGCGTCTCAAAAACAGATTCCCCAGGATCTTCAACAGTCTTGATTGCTCATTTTGATGGAAAG GCTCTTTATGTGGCTAATATTGGCGACTCTGGATTTATCATAGTAAGGAATGGCCGTGTTTATAGGAAGTCATCACCCATGCTTCATGAATTCAATTTGCCCATACAAATTGATAAAGGCGATGATCCATCTCAATTTCTGGAG GAATACAAGATAGAGTTAGATGAAGGGGACGTCATTGTCACTGCAACAGATGCACTTTTTGACAACTTATATGATCAAGAAATAGTGTCAATCGTCTCAAGGTCACTGGAAGCTGACAAAAGTCCTCAG gAAACTGCGGAGATTTTGGCAACAAGAGTGCAACAAGTGGGTAGTTCTACTTCAGGGAGAAGTCCATTTGCTGATGCAGCTCAAGCAGCCGGATATTTTGGGTATACTGGTGGCAAGCGCGATGATGTGGTTGTCATTGTATCCGTAATTCAAAAGGTAATCATGTCAAATGACAACTAG